A part of Streptomyces sp. DSM 40750 genomic DNA contains:
- a CDS encoding RNA polymerase sigma factor SigF has product MRTQANAKHHPHDDAPDTAEAFRKLATLPPGQQRDALREQIIEAWLPMAERLAGRFRSRGESYEDLRQVASLGLVKAVDRYDPERGNAFESYAVPTVTGEIKRHFRDHMWTLHVPRRVQDLRNRVRFASQDLSQTISGRRPTVAEIAAYANMSEEDVQVGLEALESFTALSLDAELPGSEDGYSLSDALGAADPALDTVVDREAVKPRLAALPERERAILYMRFFGDMTQSRIAEQLGISQMHVSRLISRCCDRLRDQVMRDAA; this is encoded by the coding sequence ATGCGTACTCAGGCAAACGCGAAGCACCACCCTCACGACGACGCCCCCGACACCGCGGAGGCGTTCCGGAAGCTGGCCACGCTTCCCCCCGGCCAGCAGCGGGACGCTCTGCGTGAACAGATCATCGAAGCGTGGCTGCCCATGGCCGAACGTCTCGCGGGACGCTTCCGCAGCCGCGGCGAGAGCTACGAGGACCTGCGTCAGGTCGCGTCGCTCGGCCTGGTCAAGGCCGTCGACCGGTACGACCCCGAGCGCGGCAACGCCTTCGAGAGTTATGCGGTACCCACCGTCACCGGTGAGATCAAGCGGCACTTCCGGGACCACATGTGGACCCTGCACGTGCCGCGCCGGGTCCAGGACCTGCGCAACCGTGTGCGGTTCGCCAGCCAGGACCTGTCCCAGACGATTTCCGGCCGACGGCCCACCGTCGCGGAGATCGCGGCATACGCGAACATGAGCGAGGAGGACGTCCAGGTCGGGCTCGAAGCGCTGGAGAGCTTCACGGCGCTGTCGCTCGACGCGGAGCTGCCCGGGAGCGAGGACGGGTACTCGCTGAGCGACGCGCTGGGGGCGGCCGACCCCGCGCTCGACACGGTGGTGGACCGGGAGGCCGTGAAGCCTCGGCTGGCCGCGCTGCCGGAGCGGGAGCGGGCGATTCTGTACATGCGGTTCTTCGGCGACATGACGCAGAGCCGGATCGCGGAGCAACTGGGGATCTCTCAGATGCATGTCTCGCGGTTGATCAGCCGGTGCTGTGACCGATTGCGTGACCAGGTGATGAGGGATGCGGCGTAG
- a CDS encoding PAS domain-containing protein has product MTQTDEFGEELADFVRRVAELKAARSVPTGDLPTVLDAAIFELDHVADQLWPWYERLTTSGPSGGASSAAQEHQLLKAVFQCLPLPVVLVDRETVVRRLNQAATAFTGVRSGYATGRPLSGFLAHADRAAFRSQAAAVARGEGDRSLNVHLQQRPALPVRATLTALRPSSEPRNTVLVALQPAGDLMPTVEPRRPLPNLTETTRHAALMDLVDAMTTALLTAPAGAALDRAAHVLHDRFADWVVADTVGPGLTRTTVLAPSEGEAKLLTSQNPATCPLVVDAARGGSPALQIRPADPDAFGHDSSGAPVLVRANVTSLLTVPLPAPDGHIKAVLTLFRAGARLAFSMAEAQAMDTMSRHIALAMDSRAP; this is encoded by the coding sequence ATGACGCAGACGGACGAATTCGGTGAGGAACTCGCGGATTTCGTACGCCGCGTCGCGGAGCTCAAGGCGGCCCGCTCGGTGCCGACCGGTGATCTCCCGACCGTGCTGGACGCGGCGATCTTCGAACTCGACCATGTCGCCGACCAGTTGTGGCCCTGGTACGAACGGCTCACCACGTCGGGCCCCTCGGGCGGCGCCTCGTCCGCCGCCCAGGAACACCAGTTGTTGAAGGCCGTCTTCCAATGCCTGCCCCTGCCCGTGGTGTTGGTGGACCGGGAGACGGTGGTGCGCCGCCTCAACCAGGCCGCGACCGCCTTCACGGGCGTACGGTCCGGCTATGCGACGGGCCGTCCGCTCAGCGGGTTCCTCGCCCACGCCGACCGGGCGGCGTTCCGTTCCCAGGCGGCGGCCGTGGCCCGGGGCGAGGGCGACCGCAGCCTCAACGTCCACCTCCAGCAGCGCCCCGCGCTACCGGTTCGCGCCACGCTCACCGCGCTGCGCCCCAGCAGCGAGCCGCGCAACACGGTCCTCGTCGCCCTGCAGCCGGCGGGCGACCTGATGCCCACCGTCGAACCCCGCCGCCCCCTGCCCAACCTCACCGAGACCACCCGCCACGCGGCCCTCATGGACCTGGTGGACGCCATGACCACGGCCCTGCTCACCGCACCCGCCGGGGCGGCCCTCGACCGGGCGGCGCACGTCCTGCACGACCGCTTCGCCGACTGGGTGGTCGCCGACACGGTGGGCCCGGGCCTCACACGTACGACGGTCCTGGCCCCCTCCGAGGGAGAAGCGAAGCTCCTGACGTCCCAGAACCCCGCCACCTGCCCCCTCGTCGTCGACGCCGCCCGAGGCGGCTCCCCCGCCCTGCAGATCCGCCCCGCCGACCCCGACGCCTTCGGCCACGACAGCTCCGGCGCCCCGGTCCTGGTCAGAGCGAACGTGACATCTCTCCTGACCGTCCCCCTGCCGGCCCCGGACGGCCACATCAAGGCCGTCCTCACCCTCTTCCGCGCAGGAGCCCGTCTGGCCTTCTCGATGGCGGAGGCCCAGGCGATGGACACGATGTCCCGCCACATCGCCCTGGCCATGGACAGCCGGGCCCCGTAG
- a CDS encoding ANTAR domain-containing response regulator has product MPETEHLGLLGRESPESAHPGRRLSELVEQAARCTNDCCGASSLVSDRGTERSAAVTHPDLAGLVSAQLRSGDGPIPAALERGEPVDSADLLREERWPEYRAVALHAGVRSSVTLPFRRSGLTVTLSLYSFRPHTLDGAPHGPARALGDLAATCIVRDRSYRAALTELDQLGVALRTRPVVDQACGMVMHVLGCDADTAFTVLRRISQGTNRKLSDVASAVVKKRGRGLERELVSLSD; this is encoded by the coding sequence ATGCCGGAAACCGAACACCTCGGCCTTCTGGGCAGGGAATCACCGGAATCGGCGCATCCGGGCAGGAGGCTCTCCGAACTCGTCGAACAGGCCGCGCGCTGCACCAACGACTGCTGCGGCGCCAGCAGCCTGGTGTCCGACCGCGGCACCGAACGCTCCGCGGCGGTCACCCACCCCGACCTCGCCGGACTGGTCTCCGCCCAACTGCGCTCGGGCGACGGGCCGATCCCGGCCGCGCTGGAGCGCGGTGAGCCCGTCGACTCCGCCGACCTGCTGCGGGAGGAACGCTGGCCGGAGTACCGGGCCGTGGCCCTGCACGCGGGCGTACGCTCCAGCGTCACGCTCCCCTTCCGCCGCTCGGGCCTCACCGTGACCCTCAGCCTCTACAGCTTCCGCCCGCACACCCTGGACGGCGCCCCCCACGGCCCCGCCCGCGCCCTCGGCGACCTCGCCGCCACCTGCATCGTCCGCGACCGCTCCTACCGGGCCGCCCTCACCGAACTCGACCAACTCGGCGTCGCCCTGCGCACCCGCCCCGTCGTCGACCAGGCCTGCGGCATGGTCATGCACGTCCTCGGCTGCGACGCCGACACCGCGTTCACGGTCCTCCGCCGTATCTCCCAGGGCACCAACCGTAAGTTGTCGGACGTCGCGTCGGCGGTGGTGAAGAAGAGGGGCAGGGGCTTGGAAAGGGAGTTGGTCTCACTTTCCGACTGA
- a CDS encoding aminotransferase class I/II-fold pyridoxal phosphate-dependent enzyme, translated as MRRTDPEGHGPVRFGPPLPAQGLPLLPELASVLSAAAAHPHAVPPGGSPALLDAACGYWDRRGLPTERDRAVAAPGAPALLLALTAAIGGDVLLPRPCAAWWEPQARALGRSVFHVATPAECGGVPDPYALLETVRRIRAEGGDPRLLVLCVADDPTATVAPPELVHETMEAAMGEGLHLVSDETWRDTLHDPHDTVLLSPAEMLPDRVTVVTDLAGPFLPPGWPAAIARFPANGEGTGLRDRVLDVLTALGARVATPVAAAAAYALDEPAPVTERLAAAVRLHGRVAAAAHRAVVTAGALALPPRAGRHLYADLAPLRSALAAHGVGDAQEAEDFLTARLGMPAPGGHRFGDDLGELRVRLSTDTFLGTTDAERAEVLAAPDPLELPHVERALTLFGAAFEDLR; from the coding sequence ATGCGGCGGACGGATCCGGAAGGGCACGGTCCAGTCCGCTTCGGCCCGCCCCTTCCCGCCCAGGGACTGCCCCTCCTGCCGGAACTGGCCTCCGTGCTCTCCGCCGCCGCGGCCCACCCCCACGCCGTACCCCCGGGCGGCTCTCCCGCGCTCCTGGACGCCGCCTGCGGCTACTGGGACCGGCGCGGACTGCCCACCGAACGGGACAGGGCCGTCGCCGCCCCCGGCGCCCCCGCCCTGCTCCTCGCGCTGACCGCCGCGATCGGCGGCGACGTCCTGCTCCCACGGCCCTGTGCCGCCTGGTGGGAGCCCCAGGCGCGGGCGCTGGGCAGATCCGTGTTCCATGTGGCCACGCCCGCCGAATGCGGGGGTGTGCCGGACCCGTACGCGCTCCTGGAGACCGTGCGCAGGATCCGGGCCGAGGGCGGCGACCCCCGGCTGCTCGTGCTGTGCGTCGCGGACGACCCGACCGCCACCGTGGCCCCGCCCGAGCTGGTGCACGAGACCATGGAGGCGGCCATGGGCGAGGGGCTGCACCTGGTCAGCGACGAGACCTGGCGCGACACCCTGCACGACCCGCACGACACCGTGCTGCTCAGCCCCGCCGAGATGCTGCCCGACCGGGTCACCGTCGTCACCGACCTCGCCGGCCCCTTCCTGCCGCCCGGCTGGCCCGCCGCCATTGCCCGTTTCCCGGCCAACGGGGAGGGGACGGGGCTGCGCGACCGGGTCCTCGATGTGCTCACCGCGCTCGGCGCCCGCGTCGCCACCCCGGTCGCCGCGGCCGCCGCGTACGCGCTCGACGAGCCCGCCCCCGTCACCGAACGGCTCGCCGCCGCCGTACGCCTGCACGGGCGGGTCGCCGCCGCCGCGCACCGGGCCGTGGTGACCGCCGGGGCGCTCGCGCTGCCGCCGCGCGCCGGTCGTCATCTGTACGCCGACCTGGCCCCGCTGCGCTCGGCACTCGCCGCGCACGGCGTCGGCGACGCCCAGGAGGCGGAGGACTTCCTCACCGCCCGGCTGGGGATGCCCGCGCCCGGCGGCCACCGGTTCGGGGACGACCTCGGCGAGCTGCGCGTCCGGCTGTCGACCGATACGTTCCTCGGCACCACCGACGCGGAGCGGGCGGAAGTCCTCGCCGCGCCGGATCCCCTGGAACTACCTCATGTGGAACGCGCCTTGACACTTTTCGGAGCGGCTTTCGAGGATCTTCGATGA
- a CDS encoding MBL fold metallo-hydrolase encodes MTQQSESTPSATTSATTTEDTSATTTEDTDDPASMSPSTSPFARPLTPPPLAEPRPLGERRRWPRSFADRLTTPLPGLKAFARFAREGSIRPGAEGLVDIPRLPYEPGPLPRVDTRTVAVSWAGHASWVVRIGGLTVLTDPVWSRRILGTPARITPVGIAWDALPRVDAVVISHNHYDHLDAPTTSRLPRDTPVFVPAGLGRWFRRRRFGRVTELDWWEAAELDGVRFDFVPAHHWSKRTLTDTCRSLWGGWVLTAPDGHRLYFAGDTGYGHWFSLIGRRYPGIDLALLPIGAYDPRWWLSDVHCDPEEAVRAFQDLGAHRMAPMHWAAFVLSAEPVLEPLTRVRAAWTAAGLPRENLWDLPVGGSRVLP; translated from the coding sequence ATGACGCAGCAGTCCGAGTCGACCCCCTCAGCGACCACCTCGGCGACGACCACCGAGGACACCTCCGCGACGACCACTGAGGACACCGACGACCCGGCGTCCATGTCACCGTCCACGTCACCCTTCGCCCGCCCCCTCACGCCCCCGCCGCTCGCCGAGCCCCGCCCGCTCGGCGAACGCCGCCGCTGGCCTCGGTCCTTCGCCGACCGGCTCACCACACCCCTGCCCGGCCTGAAGGCCTTCGCCCGCTTCGCCCGCGAGGGCTCGATCCGGCCGGGGGCCGAGGGCCTCGTCGACATCCCGCGACTGCCGTACGAGCCCGGCCCGTTGCCCCGCGTGGACACGCGTACCGTCGCCGTCTCCTGGGCCGGACACGCGAGTTGGGTGGTGCGGATCGGCGGGCTCACCGTCCTCACCGACCCCGTCTGGTCCCGCCGTATCCTCGGCACCCCCGCCCGGATCACCCCCGTCGGCATCGCCTGGGACGCGCTGCCCCGCGTGGACGCGGTCGTCATCAGCCACAACCACTACGACCATCTCGACGCCCCCACCACGTCCAGGCTCCCGCGCGACACCCCGGTCTTCGTGCCGGCCGGACTCGGCCGCTGGTTCCGGCGGCGCCGGTTCGGCCGCGTCACCGAGCTGGACTGGTGGGAGGCGGCCGAACTCGACGGCGTCCGCTTCGACTTCGTCCCGGCCCACCACTGGTCCAAGCGCACCCTCACCGACACCTGCCGCTCGCTGTGGGGCGGCTGGGTCCTCACGGCACCCGACGGGCATCGCCTCTACTTCGCCGGCGACACCGGCTACGGCCACTGGTTCTCCCTCATCGGCCGCCGCTACCCCGGCATCGACCTGGCCCTCCTCCCGATCGGCGCCTACGACCCCCGCTGGTGGCTCAGCGACGTCCACTGCGACCCGGAGGAGGCGGTACGCGCCTTCCAGGATCTGGGCGCCCACCGCATGGCCCCCATGCACTGGGCCGCGTTCGTGCTGTCGGCGGAACCGGTACTGGAACCCCTGACGCGGGTGAGGGCGGCGTGGACGGCGGCCGGGCTGCCGCGCGAGAACCTGTGGGACCTACCGGTGGGCGGATCCCGAGTACTGCCCTGA
- a CDS encoding DedA family protein, with translation MIVLAAVSSPLPHESTQQAIGYPTLFLLVLVGALVPVVPTGALVSSAAVVAFHQTAPFALLLVFVVASAAAFLGDVALYWLGRRGMGSKNGSRWLEAIRRRAPEDRLTQAQAKLDAHGVTVLVLSRLMPAGRLPVMLACLLARMPLRRFARGNLPACLAWAVTYQLIGILGGSLFAEPWEGVLAAVVLTLLISVVPSVWRRVVR, from the coding sequence GTGATCGTGCTGGCCGCCGTGAGCAGCCCCCTGCCGCACGAGTCCACGCAGCAGGCGATCGGCTATCCGACGCTGTTCCTGCTGGTGCTCGTCGGGGCGCTGGTGCCGGTGGTGCCGACGGGGGCGCTGGTCAGTTCGGCGGCCGTGGTGGCGTTCCATCAGACGGCGCCGTTCGCGCTGTTGCTGGTGTTCGTGGTGGCGTCGGCCGCCGCGTTCCTCGGGGACGTCGCGCTGTACTGGCTGGGGCGGCGCGGGATGGGCTCGAAGAACGGTTCGCGCTGGCTGGAGGCGATCCGCCGCCGGGCGCCGGAGGACCGGCTGACCCAGGCCCAGGCGAAGCTCGACGCCCACGGGGTGACCGTGCTGGTGCTGTCCCGGCTGATGCCGGCCGGGCGTCTTCCGGTGATGCTGGCGTGTCTGCTGGCGAGGATGCCGTTGCGGCGGTTCGCGCGGGGGAATCTGCCGGCGTGCCTCGCGTGGGCCGTGACGTATCAGTTGATCGGCATTCTGGGTGGGTCGCTGTTCGCGGAGCCGTGGGAAGGGGTGTTGGCGGCGGTTGTGTTGACGTTGCTGATCAGTGTGGTGCCGAGTGTGTGGCGACGGGTGGTCCGCTGA
- a CDS encoding MBL fold metallo-hydrolase, which translates to MPVEITWWGHATCTVEDSGTRVLTDPLFTRRLAHLRRRRGAPPPPEAAVADVALVSHLHADHLHVPSLARLAPGTRLVVPKGASRQVPRLRRLAHLRLSEVAPGDEIRVGDLVVRAVPARHDGRRLPVGPHRSPALGYVIEGDTRTYFAGDTGLFESMAKEVGPVDVALLPVGGWGPYLGEGHLDAGRAAEALALLAPRSAVPVHYGTYWPIGMDAVRPHEFHAPGEEFVRLAAARAPEVAVHRLGHGESVRPGAAR; encoded by the coding sequence GTGCCGGTGGAGATCACCTGGTGGGGTCATGCGACCTGCACCGTGGAGGACTCGGGCACGCGGGTGCTCACCGACCCCCTCTTCACGCGCCGGCTCGCGCATCTGCGCAGGCGCCGGGGTGCGCCGCCCCCGCCGGAGGCGGCGGTCGCGGATGTCGCGCTGGTGTCGCATCTGCACGCCGACCATCTGCACGTCCCCTCGTTGGCCCGGCTCGCCCCGGGTACGCGGCTGGTGGTGCCGAAGGGCGCGTCGCGCCAGGTGCCGCGGCTGCGCAGGCTGGCGCATCTGCGGCTCTCCGAGGTGGCGCCCGGGGACGAGATCAGGGTCGGTGACCTGGTCGTACGCGCCGTGCCCGCGCGGCACGACGGGCGGCGACTGCCGGTCGGGCCGCATCGTTCGCCCGCGCTCGGCTACGTCATCGAGGGCGACACGCGGACGTACTTCGCCGGGGACACCGGGCTGTTCGAGTCGATGGCCAAGGAGGTCGGGCCGGTCGACGTGGCACTGCTGCCGGTAGGCGGCTGGGGACCGTACCTCGGCGAGGGCCATCTGGACGCGGGGCGCGCGGCGGAGGCGCTTGCGCTGCTCGCGCCCCGGAGCGCGGTGCCGGTGCACTACGGCACGTACTGGCCGATCGGCATGGACGCCGTGCGCCCCCATGAATTCCACGCCCCCGGCGAGGAGTTCGTACGCCTCGCCGCAGCACGCGCCCCCGAGGTGGCCGTGCACCGGCTCGGGCACGGGGAGAGCGTACGGCCGGGAGCGGCGCGATGA
- a CDS encoding phage holin family protein, translated as MLAVWAVSTLTMLVLAGALPDFRLQSRTGESATQIGVTAALGAGVFGLLSSLVWPLLVRALLLVPALVLGLLVFFLNGSLLLVALWISPSGQGEAAPETAVVVAAVMSAVASATGGALAVRDDDAYRRRLYRLADRRRRHAEGRPGPAGPGTLFLQLDGVGHDVLEAATEKGLMPTVATWLGRPSDGTLRPRPTHRPTHRLTPWRTDWSSQTGASQLGILHGTNHDVPAFRWYEKDRREVMVCNRPANAAELQRRAIDRTGDGGLLTVDGASRGNLFSGGADQLALVLSIAARRGRQNRSRAGYFAYFSDPANAVRTAMSFVADVLREIGQSTRARFAKQRPRVKRGGLYPFIRAFATVVERDVVVSAVIGDMFAGRAAIYADLVAYDEVAHHSGPHSRDTAKVLEGLDRSLALIAQVAEHAPRAYRIVLLSDHGQSPGETFLGRYGLTLGNLVRAGCGLPVPRRAQRTHSGAEARAAVRAALRIPVEEGVEEYRPTRRSEPIVLASGNLGLVSFPDVPHRMSREEIDARHPALLSTLANHPGIGFVLVRSEEHGGLVLGAHGAEIPVDELSDAHPGPLADFGPGAAEAVRRTHGFPHVADIMVNSWYDPADGEVLAFEEQIGSHGGLGGCQARPFLMSPLVLSDPVEDDEELVGAEQIHRVLRRWLREANGPQVPLAHTSAPQRGAGNRATSPDESAPAEEQNPADA; from the coding sequence ATGCTGGCCGTGTGGGCGGTGTCCACGCTGACGATGCTGGTGCTCGCGGGGGCGCTGCCCGACTTCCGGCTGCAGTCCCGGACCGGTGAGAGCGCCACACAGATCGGAGTGACCGCGGCCCTGGGGGCCGGGGTGTTCGGCCTCCTGTCCTCGCTCGTGTGGCCGCTGCTGGTCCGGGCGTTGCTGCTCGTACCGGCGCTCGTTCTCGGCCTGCTCGTCTTCTTCCTCAACGGCTCGCTGCTCCTCGTCGCGCTGTGGATCAGCCCCTCCGGGCAGGGCGAGGCCGCGCCCGAGACCGCCGTGGTGGTCGCCGCGGTGATGTCCGCCGTCGCCTCCGCCACCGGCGGTGCCCTCGCCGTACGGGACGACGACGCGTACCGGCGCCGTCTGTACCGGCTGGCCGACCGCCGCCGCAGGCACGCCGAGGGCCGTCCGGGACCCGCCGGACCCGGCACCCTCTTCCTCCAACTCGACGGCGTCGGCCACGACGTGCTGGAGGCGGCGACGGAGAAGGGGCTCATGCCGACCGTGGCCACCTGGCTCGGCCGACCGTCGGACGGGACCTTGCGCCCCCGGCCCACCCACCGGCCCACCCACCGGCTCACCCCGTGGCGCACCGACTGGTCCAGCCAGACCGGCGCCAGCCAACTCGGCATCCTGCACGGCACCAACCACGACGTGCCGGCCTTCCGCTGGTACGAGAAGGACCGCCGGGAGGTGATGGTCTGCAACCGGCCCGCCAACGCCGCCGAACTCCAGCGCCGGGCCATCGACCGCACCGGCGACGGCGGACTGCTCACCGTCGACGGCGCCAGCCGCGGCAACCTCTTCAGCGGCGGCGCCGACCAGCTCGCGCTCGTCCTGTCGATCGCGGCCCGCCGGGGCAGGCAGAACCGCTCCCGCGCCGGGTACTTCGCCTACTTCTCCGACCCCGCCAACGCCGTCCGCACCGCCATGTCCTTCGTCGCGGACGTCCTGCGGGAGATCGGCCAGTCCACCCGCGCCCGGTTCGCCAAGCAGCGGCCCCGCGTCAAGCGCGGCGGGCTCTACCCGTTCATCCGCGCCTTCGCGACCGTCGTCGAGCGCGACGTCGTCGTCTCCGCGGTGATCGGGGACATGTTCGCCGGCCGCGCGGCGATCTACGCGGACCTGGTGGCGTACGACGAGGTCGCCCACCACTCCGGCCCGCACAGCCGGGACACCGCGAAGGTCCTCGAAGGCCTCGACCGTTCCCTCGCGCTGATCGCCCAGGTCGCCGAACACGCCCCGCGCGCCTACCGGATCGTGCTCCTCTCCGACCACGGCCAGAGCCCCGGCGAGACCTTCCTCGGCCGTTACGGCCTCACCCTCGGCAACCTGGTCCGCGCCGGCTGCGGCCTGCCCGTACCGCGCCGCGCCCAGCGCACCCACAGCGGCGCCGAGGCACGGGCGGCGGTACGGGCCGCGCTGCGCATCCCCGTGGAGGAGGGTGTGGAGGAGTACCGGCCGACGCGTCGCTCCGAGCCGATCGTCCTCGCCTCCGGCAACCTCGGCCTGGTCTCCTTCCCCGACGTGCCGCACCGGATGAGCCGCGAGGAGATCGACGCCCGCCACCCGGCCCTGCTCTCCACGCTCGCCAACCACCCGGGCATCGGTTTCGTCCTCGTCCGCAGCGAGGAGCACGGCGGTCTCGTGCTCGGCGCGCACGGCGCGGAGATCCCGGTCGACGAGCTGAGCGACGCACACCCGGGCCCCCTCGCCGACTTCGGCCCGGGCGCCGCCGAAGCCGTACGCCGCACGCACGGCTTCCCGCACGTCGCCGACATCATGGTCAACTCCTGGTACGACCCGGCCGACGGCGAAGTCCTCGCCTTCGAGGAACAGATCGGCTCCCACGGCGGCCTCGGCGGCTGCCAGGCCCGCCCCTTCCTCATGTCCCCGCTGGTGCTCTCCGACCCGGTGGAGGACGACGAGGAACTGGTCGGCGCTGAGCAGATCCACCGAGTACTGAGGCGATGGCTGCGCGAGGCGAACGGCCCCCAAGTACCCCTGGCCCACACCAGCGCGCCCCAAAGGGGCGCGGGGAACCGCGCGACCAGCCCCGACGAATCCGCACCCGCCGAAGAACAGAACCCGGCAGACGCCTAG
- a CDS encoding ATP-binding protein, with protein sequence MQAVATVTPSRLPELLLGLATVRPVFVWGAPGIGKSSLVRSFAESLGLECVSLLGTQLAPEDLMGVPQIRDGRSVFCPPEAIARDEPYCLFLDELNAATPDVQKAFYSLILDRRIGNYELPKGSIVIGAGNRATDNALARPIASALVNRLTHVHLEASAKDWLAWAAGSGIHPWILDHLTDRPDHLWSKPPKTEEPFSTPRSWHMLSDALHSFGRDLDEETLKVLAHGTLTPAHAVAFCGYVKIVRSRFGIEAILKGEAGWPHRVEDRDLLYYLADSFRGRLIKELPASKQHMSENGRQTAYRAKSLLVQLAEISVEVAQTVIASDADGNPVLPAWFLVEAARDMPRLVEARR encoded by the coding sequence TTGCAGGCAGTCGCCACCGTCACCCCTTCCCGTCTCCCCGAGTTGCTTCTGGGCCTCGCCACCGTGCGCCCCGTCTTCGTCTGGGGCGCCCCCGGCATCGGCAAGTCCTCCCTGGTCAGGTCCTTCGCGGAGTCGCTGGGCCTGGAGTGCGTGAGCCTGCTCGGCACGCAGCTCGCGCCGGAGGACCTGATGGGCGTACCGCAGATCCGTGACGGGCGCTCGGTGTTCTGCCCGCCGGAGGCGATCGCCCGCGACGAGCCGTACTGCCTGTTCCTGGACGAGCTGAACGCGGCCACCCCGGATGTGCAGAAGGCCTTCTACTCCCTGATCCTGGACCGGCGTATAGGCAACTACGAGCTGCCGAAGGGGTCGATCGTCATCGGCGCCGGCAACCGTGCCACCGACAACGCCCTCGCCCGCCCCATCGCCTCCGCCCTGGTCAACCGCCTCACCCACGTCCATCTGGAGGCGTCGGCGAAGGACTGGCTGGCGTGGGCCGCGGGCAGCGGCATCCACCCCTGGATCCTGGACCACCTCACCGACCGCCCGGACCACCTGTGGTCCAAGCCGCCGAAGACCGAGGAGCCGTTCTCCACGCCCCGCTCCTGGCACATGCTCTCCGACGCGCTGCACTCCTTCGGGCGCGACCTCGACGAGGAGACCCTGAAGGTCCTCGCGCACGGCACACTGACACCCGCGCACGCGGTCGCCTTCTGCGGTTACGTCAAGATCGTCCGCAGCCGGTTCGGCATCGAGGCGATCCTCAAGGGAGAGGCCGGCTGGCCCCACCGCGTGGAGGACCGCGACCTGCTGTACTACCTCGCCGACTCCTTCCGCGGCCGGCTGATCAAGGAGCTGCCCGCGAGCAAGCAGCACATGTCGGAGAACGGGCGGCAGACCGCGTACCGCGCCAAGTCCCTGCTGGTGCAGCTCGCCGAGATCTCCGTCGAGGTCGCCCAGACCGTCATCGCCTCCGACGCCGACGGCAACCCCGTACTGCCCGCCTGGTTCCTCGTCGAGGCGGCCCGGGACATGCCCCGGCTGGTGGAGGCGCGGCGGTGA